One Brassica oleracea var. oleracea cultivar TO1000 chromosome C7, BOL, whole genome shotgun sequence genomic window carries:
- the LOC106302971 gene encoding uncharacterized protein LOC106302971, which produces MARPEACKESSGYEKVRRTSARLCKPNLRIKDFLINQGREWNHSVLERLFPTEERRKIELIRPCGNGYWVQFNIINKSNSREELTQPSLDSLYQLARHIARDGDCLRCGQVGETVNHVLFQRPFARLVWALSPIPAPPEDVMGNSLYSNTDHALNIKKAYPRDEVKSEMVPWLLWRLWKCRNELLFNGKEYEAMSILRKAREDADEWERRKQVNLSVEGNKRVTHPISTSQAKPWKLPPTNWLKCNSDGAWHKDRLNSGVGWLCRDGEGRLLCAGASVVTGLESSIRTEAEALQWADESMARFRYDKIIFESDSLSLVKMLNEEEEVWPMLLPVIEAICQALKQISSVEVRFYPRGGNKAANRIAKETFTFVSNVSKLYSVVPEWLIFQVESDKSCMVKKLVN; this is translated from the exons ATGGCTAGACCAGAAGCCTGCAAGGAAAGCTCAGGTTATGAGAAGGTCAGGAGAACTAGTGCTCGATTATGTAAGCCAAACCTGAGAATCAAGGATTTCCTGATCAACCAAGGTAGGGAGTGGAACCACAGTGTGTTAGAAAGGTTGTTCCCAACGGAGGAGAGGAGGAAGATTGAATTGATAAGACCCTGCGGGAATG GATATTGGGTCCAGTTCAATATCATCAACAAAAGTAACAGCAGAGAGGAGTTAACACAGCCGAGCCTAGACAGTCTCTATCAGCTAGC GCGACACATTGCAAGAGATGGGGACTGCCTTCGTTGTGGTCAAGTTGGAGAAACAGTGAATCATGTTCTGTTCCAGCGCCCATTCGCAAGATTGGTTTGGGCCTTGTCTCCGATCCCAGCGCCTCCAGAAGATGTCATGGGGAATTCTCTGTACTCAAATACCGATCACGCTTTAAACATCAAGAAAGCCTACCCAAGAGATGAGGTAAAAAGTGAAATGGTTCCATGGTTGCTATGGAGATTATGGAAGTGTAGGAATGAACTGTTGTTTAACGGAAAAGAGTATGAAGCGATGAGTATTTTGAGGAAAGCTCGTGAGGATGCAGATGAATGGGAAAGGAGAAAGCAGGTTAACTTGAGTGTGGAAGGAAATAAGAGGGTGACACACCCCATTAGCACTTCTCAGGCAAAACCGTGGAAATTACCTCCCACAAATTGGTTGAAATGCAACTCGGATGGAGCTTGGCATAAAGATAGGCTTAATAGTGGTGTGGGGTGGTTATGCAGAGATGGGGAAGGTCGGTTGTTATGCGCGGGAGCGAGTGTAGTTACAGGGCTGGAATCGAGTATTAGAACAGAGGCTGAGGCACTTCAATGGGCAGATGAATCTATGGCAAGGTTCAGGTATGATAAGATTATTTTTGAATCTGATTCCTTGTCACTGGTTAAGATGTTGAATGAGGAAGAAGAGGTCTGGCCGATGCTATTACCGGTGATAGAAGCGATTTGTCAAGCTCTGAAACAAATCTCGAGTGTCGAAGTGAGGTTTTATCCAAGAGGTGGTAATAAGGCAGCTAACAGAATAGCAAAGGAGACTTTCACATTTGTGTCCAATGTCTCTAAGTTATATTCTGTAGTGCCAGAGTGGCTAATATTCCAAGTAGAGTCTGATAAAAGTTGTATGGTGAAAAAGTTGGTTAATTGA